A stretch of the Bacillus anthracis str. Vollum genome encodes the following:
- the fdhD gene encoding formate dehydrogenase accessory sulfurtransferase FdhD: protein MGPTQETYTIVRYHSGTFSKQIDEIVTESPITIKLNGEEYVTVVCTPNYIEDMVIGFLISEGIISSYKDVGELWVQKDNGIVHVTSSKVNPLYQNLYNKRYITSCCGKGRQGFIFANDAAKAKNLHNIHVTITPEECFHLMNTLQQSSTTFRQTGGVHNTALCDRNNILLSRMDIGRHNALDKIYGHCLRNDISVKGKIIAFSGRISSEILLKVSKIGCEIVLSKSAPTKLALQLAHDLGITVVGFIRNESCNIYTHPHRIDGYQSNN, encoded by the coding sequence ATGGGGCCTACGCAAGAGACTTATACAATTGTACGCTATCACTCTGGTACATTTTCAAAACAAATTGATGAAATCGTTACAGAATCTCCTATCACTATTAAATTAAATGGTGAAGAGTATGTAACAGTCGTATGTACACCAAATTACATCGAAGATATGGTAATTGGTTTTTTAATTTCTGAAGGAATTATTTCTTCCTATAAAGATGTTGGAGAACTATGGGTTCAAAAAGATAACGGAATTGTCCATGTAACATCATCCAAAGTAAATCCGCTCTATCAAAATTTATATAATAAACGATACATCACTTCTTGCTGCGGAAAAGGTAGACAAGGTTTTATTTTCGCTAACGATGCCGCAAAAGCAAAAAATTTACATAATATACATGTGACAATTACTCCTGAAGAATGTTTTCACTTAATGAATACTTTACAACAATCTTCCACTACATTTCGCCAAACCGGCGGTGTTCACAATACCGCGCTATGTGATCGGAACAATATTCTCCTATCAAGAATGGATATTGGAAGACATAATGCATTAGATAAAATATACGGACATTGTTTGCGTAACGATATATCTGTTAAAGGAAAAATCATTGCATTTAGCGGGCGTATTTCATCCGAAATTTTACTCAAAGTTTCAAAAATCGGATGTGAAATTGTTCTATCTAAGTCCGCCCCAACAAAACTAGCATTGCAACTCGCCCATGATTTAGGCATTACAGTCGTAGGATTTATTAGAAATGAATCCTGCAATATTTACACACATCCACATCGAATTGATGGTTATCAATCGAATAACTAA